A genome region from Penicillium psychrofluorescens genome assembly, chromosome: 3 includes the following:
- a CDS encoding uncharacterized protein (ID:PFLUO_004406-T1.cds;~source:funannotate) — protein MAQLETLALPHLPSSLPVHVALYCDVQNSAFLKQQLLEGNADFEYALVDASMVLTRAHATAAIFRAVNDYMNGRLMSRNVHSEIVFSLSPANNIADSFRKFGIADATKDLLVVRVSVSPEITHESVAAHLATAIQGTSVPFDDETLSEVSDITKIKKAYKLGALPSPSSKTECNGTADNDAKRRLELSLVGAIALRGS, from the exons ATGGCGCAACTAGAGACTCTGGCTCTGCCGCATCTGCCGTCCTCGCTGCCCGTGCATGTGGCCCTCTATTGCGATGTTCAAAACTCCGCCTTTctgaagcagcagcttctggaggGCAACGCAGACTTCGAGTATGCCTTGGTCGATGCGAGCATG GTTCTGACACGGGCACATGCGACCGCAGCCATATTTCGGGCTGTCAATGACTACATGAATGGGCGACTCATGTCCCGCAATGTGCACTCGGAGATTGTCTTCTCGTTGAGCCCTGCAAATAAT ATTGCCGACTCGTTTCGTAAATTTGGAATCGCAGATGCAACGAAAGATCTGCTCGTGGTCAGAGTCTCCGTGTCGCCGGAGATCACGCATGAGTCCGTTGCCGCTCATTTGGCTACCGCCATTCAAGGGACCTCTGTGCCATTTGACGATGAGACTCTCTCTGAGGTGTCCGATATCACCAAAATCAAGAAGGCATATAAATTGGGAGCGCTACCATCCCCGTCTTCCAAGACAGAGTGCAATGGCACGGCCGATAATGACGCGAAGCGGCGACTGGAGCTCTCGCTCGTCGGAGCAATTGCATTGCGGGGCTCGTGA
- a CDS encoding uncharacterized protein (ID:PFLUO_004405-T1.cds;~source:funannotate) yields MAFFLRRPFAVSSALRQAPKLSSNAARFVHNSPFKSQATKPLGASSILNKSRQTFQNAFRRTYMQQPASAAQGGNMTSKLVYGAAIVGGTIMATNFIFNRETREDGGMPAFERSFLNETFMHTGLGIGIIGVAARALHMNGWSHRLMAFNPWVVVGLGLVGSIGTMYGTFYTSPDNYVMKYGLWTAFNLTQAALLSPLMFMHPALLARAGLYTVGMMGSIAFVGATAKQEKYLYLGGPLLAGVTIVALSGFAPLVLPATAVRTLMWTERLWLYGGLAVFGGFTLYDVQKILHHARMAERGLIQRDVVNESVSLELDFINIFIRMVQILGMRSNNRK; encoded by the exons ATGGCGTTCTTCCTCCGGCGTCCCTTCGCCGTATCCTCGGCTCTCCGTCAAGCCCCCAAGCTCTCCTCCAACGCCGCCCGTTTTGTCCACAACTCCCCTTTCAAGTCACAGGCCACCAAGCCGCTGGGAGCATCGTCCATCCTGAATAAGTCCCGTCAAACCTTCCAGAATGCATTCCGCCGGACATACATGCAGCAgcccgccagcgccgctcAGGGTGGCAACATGACCTCGAAGCTGGTGTACGGcgctgccatcgtcggcggcaccatcatggccaccaacttcatcttcaaccgGGAGACCCGCGAGGACGGTGGCATGCCCGCGTTCGAGCGCAGCTTCCTGAACGAGACCTTCATGCACACCGGTCTTGGTATTGGTATTATTGGTGTTGCGGCGCGCGCTCTGCACATGAACGGTTGGTCGCATCGTCTGATGGCCTTCAACCCGTGGGTTGTCGTGGGTCTCGGTCTGGTTGGTAGCATCGGCACGATGTACGGCACTTTCTACACGTCTCCGGATAA CTACGTCATGAAGTACGGCCTCTGGACCGCCTTCAACCTCACCCAGGCCGCGCTCCTCTCCCCTCTGATGTTCATGCACCCCGCTCTGCTCGCTCGTGCCGGTCTCTACACCGTTGGCATGATGGGCTCGATTGCCTTCGTCGGCGCCACCGCTAAGCAGGAGAAATACCTCTACCTAGGCGGCCCGCTGCTTGCCGGTGTGACCATCGTCGCCCTCTCTGGATTCGCTCCCCTGGTTCTGCCCGCCACCGCTGTCCGCACTCTGATGTGGACTGAGCGCCTCTGGCTGTACGGCGGTCTCGCTGTCTTCGGTGGCTTCACCCTCTACGACGTGCAGAAGATTCTGCACCACGCTCGTATGGCCGAGCGCGGTCTGATCCAGCGCGATGTCGTCAACGAGAGTGTTAGCCTCGAACTGGACTTtatcaacatcttcatccgtATGGTCCAGATTCTCGGCATGCGGAGCAACAACCGGAAGTAG
- a CDS encoding uncharacterized protein (ID:PFLUO_004401-T1.cds;~source:funannotate): MASDTEMNEASPVDTLPHPNDSGRMHMSSLSSSSSISDAENERRGRSERPRMASRKPSASILVPRDHPEIEIEEEEFPPDDARAMSPRRNSADLERLGKEARQTLQEQAKALQSSLQALAERIDAVKSDHDKLETENKVLQDYIGGLTRNMTKNEMTRSTKARKAQK; encoded by the exons ATGGCGTCTGATACAGAGATGAACGAGGCTTCTCCCGTCGACACACTGCCGCATCCCAACGACAGTGGCCGCATGCACATGTCATCCctttcatcatcatcatccataTCTGACGCCGAAAACGAGCGTCGAGGTCGATCCGAACGTCCGCGTATGGCTAGCCGCAAACCCTCCGCGTCCATCCTGGTCCCCCGCGATCACCCGGAGATTGAAAtcgaggaggaagagttcCCACCGGACGACGCCCGCGCCATGAGTCCGCGTCGCAATTCGGCTGATCTGGAGCGCCTGGGTAAGGAGGCTCGCCAGACTCTTCAAGA ACAAGCCAAGGCCCTCCAATCTTCGCTACAGGCACTCGCTGAACGCATCGATGCCGTCAAATCCGACCACGACAAGCTGGAGACGGAAAACAAAGTCTTGCAGGACTACATCGGGGGACTGACTCGCAACATGACCAAGAATGAAATGACCCGAAGCACAAAGGCTCGCAAGGCGCAGAAGTAG
- a CDS encoding uncharacterized protein (ID:PFLUO_004404-T1.cds;~source:funannotate), with protein sequence MLGHCDDASCSCHPVSKKPTTKSLSLTLYDSKQKYTLPLHGEDTELDVTFDIITGTMILKQKIRLSGIWPRVQQKTVMYTNQANSIFVNLQGLADNAILLTFKMLPPLPPPSSSDDGDDGPESETTKQKPVQKFAEQTPRIWRQVRGFCPGLVDEGPLFEELLESYSHEKILRLHIPGGRHKGWKTIALILLTYRKIDLPTWHRLVTSEKLTEIAGLNWRLVEKKIDPETQFLRRQKAMNMKTVARETKMKRASFIRSHITKIGGGGHWDDDKGAGGLNEVTTLSHTLSLQNGFGIEVGDANLAGLDIGGET encoded by the exons ATGTTGGGGCACTG CGACGACGCCTCGTGCAGCTGCCACCCGGTCTCAAAGAAACCAACCACCAAGTCGCTCAGTCTCACTCTGTACGATAGCAAACAAAAGTACACTCTCCCGCTCCATGGCGAAGACACCGAACTCGACGTGACCTTCGACATCATCACAGGCACCATGATCCTCAAACAGAAAATCCGTCTGTCCGGGATCTGGCCGCGAGTGCAACAGAAGACAGTCATGTACACCAACCAGGCGAACAGCATCTTCGTTAACCTTCAGGGATTGGCCGACAATGCGATTTTGCTTACTTTCAAGATGCTACCGCCgctgccaccaccatcatcatcagacGATGGAGACGACGGTCCTGAAAGCGAAACAACCAAGCAGAAACCAGTACAGAAGTTTGCAGAGCAGACCCCCCGGATCTGGCGACAAGTGCGCGGATTCTGTCCCGGCCTGGTAGACGAAGGACCGCTTTTCGAAGAGCTCCTTGAGAGCTACTCGCACGAGAAGATCCTCCGCTTGCACATCCCTGGCGGTCGGCACAAAGGCTGGAAAACAATTGCATTGATCCTGCTCACATACCGCAAGATTGATCTACCGACCTGGCACAGGCTCGTGACCAGCGAGAAACTCACAGAGATTGCGGGATTGAATTGGAGGCTTGTTGAAAAGAAGATTGATCCAGAGACGCAGTTTCTGCGCAGACAGAAGGCTATGAATATGAAGACTGTAGCCCGggagacgaagatgaagagggccTCTTTCATCCGGAGTCATATTACGAAGATTGGTGGAGGCGGACATTGGGATGATGACAAAGGGGCAGGCGGTTTGAATGAGGTTACTACGCTCTCGCATACATTGAGTCTGCAGAATGGGTTTGGGATTGAGGTTGGGGATGCGAATCTTGCGGGTCTTGATATTGGTGGTGAGACATGA
- a CDS encoding uncharacterized protein (ID:PFLUO_004402-T1.cds;~source:funannotate) codes for MGLARQGPAGLPSSLFIVIALFFFLSFANALSFPNQISLGHAAAKEREKDEEPASKTLHNLIGALHVMQDDYFQLWLGTWPTAIDWTAAVLNTHVAATLASLTDTAHDITPSFRAVENTINHFFSHTSTFYFGENSFGLRQQAYDDMLWVVLDWLENIKFQDLHSDLHYTYETSSAMSTKSWYGTQFRDSAAHRARLFWELASVGWDETLCGGGMVWSPHLGPYKNAITNELYISASIGMYLYFPGDPIESPFIASQSSGRDGFPHNPAHLKAAVDGYAWLKHSNMTGPLGLYGDGFHISGWKSPSKPGTKKCDLLNTMAYTYNQGVVLSSLRGLWLATGDQDYLRDGHELIYSVLRATGWPQTDSQQWAGLGRGGVLEDVCDSRGACNQDGQTFKGIFFHHLAEFCRPLRPQEERFLVGDATRRGAHTEKSPRDENYGKHLERCRSYGGWIEHNAKAALMTRDDDGKFGAWWGRAYGALGDSDALVDTSVLPAGAVDFRNTILYDHPPFSGVGAAAHSTGATNKKDYNDRGRGRTVETQSSGVAVLRALYQWQTCESLSHD; via the coding sequence ATGGGCCTCGCACGCCAGGGCCCTGCTGGGCTCCCATCATCCCTCTTTATCGTTATTgcgctgttcttctttctttccttcgcCAATGCGTTGTCCTTCCCCAATCAGATCTCACTCGGACATGCCGCTGcgaaagagagagaaaaagacgAGGAGCCCGCCAGCAAAACCCTACACAACCTCATCGGGGCATTGCATGTCATGCAGGACGACTACTTCCAGCTGTGGCTGGGCACTTGGCCAACCGCCATCGACTGGACAGCTGCCGTGCTAAACACCCATGTGGCCGCGACACTGGCATCCCTGACTGACACGGCCCACGACATTACTCCGTCTTTCCGTGCGGTTGAaaacaccatcaaccactTCTTCAGCCATACCTCTACCTTCTATTTTGGGGAGAATTCATTCGGTTTGCGCCAGCAGGCCTACGACGATATGTTGTGGGTTGTATTGGACTGGCTGGAGAACATCAAGTTCCAGGACCTGCACTCAGATCTGCACTACACCTATGAAACATCCTCCGCAATGTCAACGAAGTCGTGGTATGGGACCCAGTTCCGCGACTCGGCCGCTCACCGCGCACGTCTTTTCTGGGAGCTTGCCTCGGTCGGGTGGGACGAGACCCTGTGCGGCGGTGGGATGGTCTGGAGCCCTCACCTGGGTCCGTATAAGAACGCCATCACCAACGAGCTGTATATCTCCGCCAGTATCGGGATGTACCTCTATTTCCCTGGCGACCCGATCGAATCCCCGTTCATAGCCAGCCAGAGTTCTGGCCGCGATGGCTTCCCACATAATCCCGCACACCTGAAAGCCGCTGTCGATGGGTATGCGTGGCTCAAGCACTCGAACATGACCGGACCCCTCGGGTTGTATGGTGACGGCTTCCACATCAGTGGCTGGAAAAGCCCATCAAAGCCAGGCACGAAGAAGTGCGACTTGCTCAATACTATGGCATACACCTATAACCAGGGAGTCGTGCTCAGTAGTTTGCGAGGGTTGTGGCTAGCCACGGGAGATCAGGACTACCTCCGCGACGGCCACGAGCTGATCTACAGCGTGCTGCGCGCCACAGGCTGGCCGCAGACTGACAGCCAGCAATGGGCCGGATTAGGCCGCGGCGGTGTCCTGGAAGACGTATGCGACTCACGCGGAGCGTGTAATCAAGACGGGCAGACCTTCAAGGGGATATTTTTCCACCACCTAGCAGAATTCTGCCGACCACTCCGACCCCAGGAAGAGCGATTCTTGGTTGGCGATGCTACCCGCCGCGGCGCACATACCGAGAAGAGTCCGCGGGATGAAAACTACGGGAAACACCTGGAACGCTGCCGTTCCTATGGCGGCTGGATCGAACACAATGCCAAGGCAGCGCTCATGACccgcgacgacgacggcaagTTCGGAGCCTGGTGGGGCAGGGCATACGGTGCGCTTGGTGATTCTGATGCGCTCGTCGACACTAGCGTCCTCCCCGCCGGCGCGGTGGACTTCCGCAATACGATCCTCTACGATCATCCGCCGTTCTCTGGTGTTGGGGCTGCTGCCCACAGTACTGGTGCTACGAACAAAAAGGATTATAACGAccgtggccgcggccggACCGTCGAGACGCAGTCTAGCGGTGTGGCGGTGTTGAGGGCGCTGTATCAATGGCAGACCTGCGAATCTCTCTCTCATGACTGA
- a CDS encoding uncharacterized protein (ID:PFLUO_004403-T1.cds;~source:funannotate): MSNEMEVDPPVAQDDAPQSGRGFEPSTQTGAVAVRSIEGWIVIVSNIHEEASEEDVTDLFSEYGEIKNFSLNLDRRTGYVKGYALIEYSTLPEASEAIKNLNGVKLLDQTITVDYAFVRPPPASKGKGGGPKGGAGAGARGRSRSRDRSRSPGAGAGGERQ, from the exons ATGTCAAACGAAATGGAAGTTGACCCTCCCGTCGCACAGGACGACGCACCGCAATCCGGCCGCGGCTTCGAGCCCAGCACCCAAACGGGCGCAGTCGCCGTGCGCAGTATCGAGGGATGGATCGTGATCGTGTCGAATATCCACGAGGAGGCATCAGAAGAGGACGTCACGGATCTGTTCTCGGAATATGGGGAGATCAAAAACTTCAGTTTGAACCTTGATCGGCGAACGGGTTACGTCAAG GGATACGCATTGATCGAGTACTCGACCCTCCCCGAAGCCAGCGAGGCGATCAAGAACCTGAATGGTGTCAAGCTGCTGGACCAGACGATTACCGTCGACTATGCTTTTGTCCGTCCGCCTCCCGCaagcaagggcaagggcggAGGACCCAagggcggtgctggtgctggagctCGGGGTCGCAGCCGGAGCCGGGATCGGAGTCGCAGCcctggtgctggcgctggcggggagCGGCAATAA